Proteins found in one Cardiocondyla obscurior isolate alpha-2009 linkage group LG03, Cobs3.1, whole genome shotgun sequence genomic segment:
- the LOC139113830 gene encoding uncharacterized protein, with the protein MTPQQKHRLFLSQPERWLRTPRHLTREVSPPHAFYAREIIISLHVVSSPGQGLQRAETMPQKNSLCINCFGKHAVSQCPSKKSCVSCGRRHHSTIHETFLRSPAIMHRTAQPAGSSPAGSASTGPSTLSSQKPEERPATQNASVTSLHLRNYVTGRVSVLLATARVIITNKYNKKIIVRALIDPGSEVSIISEALVEKLHLPRKSDTTTIFGIGGDKTCYARGRVNFNLKFCVNQEFCVKISALILPRVTVNTQRVINNNESWPHLQGLVLADPDFSSNDPIDLILGAEVHAIIIENGLRKGTAKMPVALKTALGWILSGSTGEIQSAAFVSINHCQSQENIIELVSRFWQQEELPLKSIPLTDADRKCEEYFTKTTQRLPSGRYMVRLPFAKQGPEFANSRPSSINIFSKLEKRLSSQPHLRFQYNQFLHEYKMLGHMSKTTLPTSDKHYYLPHHGVFKDNDPKSKLRVVFNASARFKN; encoded by the coding sequence ATGACACCTCAACAAAAACATCGACTGTTTCTAAGCCAGCCCGAGCGTTGGTTACGCACACCGCGCCATTTAACACGGGAGGTAAGCCCTCCTCATGCTTTTTATGCAAGGGAGATCATTATATCCTTACATGTAGTGAGTTCTCCAGGACAGGGCCTGCAGCGCGCCGAGACAATGCCGCAGAAAAATAGTTTGTGCATCAATTGCTTCGGAAAGCATGCCGTTAGCCAGTGTCCTTCAAAAAAAAGTTGTGTCTCCTGCGGAAGACGGCACCACTCAACCATTCACGAAACATTCCTTCGAAGCCCAGCGATCATGCACAGAACAGCTCAACCAGCAGGTTCATCGCCAGCAGGTTCAGCATCAACAGGTCCATCAACCCTCTCATCGCAAAAGCCGGAAGAGCGTCCCGCCACGCAAAACGCCTCAGTCACGTCTCTCCATTTGCGTAATTATGTAACTGGACGAGTCTCAGTTTTATTGGCCACAGCAAGGGTTATAATTACCAATAAgtacaacaaaaaaataatagtgcGAGCGCTCATAGATCCGGGTTCGGAAGTCTCAATTATTTCGGAAGCTCTCGTAGAAAAACTACATTTACCCCGAAAATCAGACACCACCACAATTTTCGGCATTGGTGGTGATAAAACTTGTTACGCGCGCGGTCGtgttaatttcaatttaaaattttgtgtAAATCAGGAATTTTGCGTAAAGATTTCTGCGTTAATTTTACCTCGTGTTACCGTTAACACACAGCGTGTTATTAACAATAATGAGTCATGGCCACATTTGCAAGGCCTAGTGCTTGCTGATCCCGATTTTTCCTCTAACGATCctatcgatttaattttaggaGCAGAAGTTCACGCCATTATAATAGAAAATGGCTTGCGAAAGGGCACAGCTAAAATGCCCGTAGCTTTAAAAACCGCATTGGGATGGATTTTATCTGGATCTACGGGTGAAATTCAATCTGCCGCTTTTGTCTCCATAAATCACTGCCAATCtcaagaaaatataatagaacTGGTATCGCGTTTCTGGCAACAGGAAGAATTACCACTAAAATCAATCCCTCTTACCGACGCAGATCGAAAGTGCGaggaatattttacaaaaactaCTCAACGATTGCCGTCAGGCCGTTATATGGTTAGACTGCCGTTCGCTAAGCAAGGCCCGGAGTTTGCAAACTCTCGACCGtcgtcaattaatattttttcaaagctAGAAAAACGCCTTAGCTCACAACCTCATTTACGTTTTCAATACAATCAATTCTTACACGAATACAAAATGTTAGGACACATGTCCAAAACAACGCTTCCAACATCTGACAAACATTATTACCTGCCTCACCATGGTGTATTCAAGGACAACGACCCTAAATCAAAATTACGAGTAGTTTTCAATGCTTCTGcacgatttaaaaattaa
- the LOC139113831 gene encoding zinc finger CCCH domain-containing protein 10-like: MAYFGEPAQKQQLCRDFQRGACSNSYCAFVHPYRYCFNYQNKKCTNAQCRFLHVTSVEQARYEATGLSSAKLRYEVGRTLQNSIICGDYKAGRCNRTDCQRRHIGHDEKLECIVCCGEIVLDTFGASSCGHVYCYTCALKCQGPPRPYTTLTVVCPVCRSVASYEQLH; encoded by the exons atggcatattttgGGGAACcag ctCAAAAACAACAGCTCTGCCGCGACTTCCAGCGAGGAGCCTGCTCGAACAgttattgcgcgtttgtgcacccTTACAGGTATTGTTTCAATTACCAAAACAAgaagtgcacaaacgcgcaatgcaGATTCTTGCATGTAACGAGTGTGGAGCAGGCTCGTTACGAGGCCACCGGATTATCGTCAGCAAAATTACGCTACGAAGTTGGACGCACCCTGCAGAATTCCATCATTTGCGGGGACTACAAGGCCGGCAGGTGCAACAGGACGGACTGCCAACGTCGGCATATCGGGCACGACGAAAAACTGGAATGCATAGTGTGCTGCGGCGAAATTGTGTTAGACACGTTCGGGGCGTCCAGTTGCGGGCACGTGTATTGCTACACGTGTGCCCTAAAGTGCCAAGGCCCCCCGCGTCCGTACACTACGCTTACGGTTGTGTGCCCGGTATGCCGATCCGTCGCCAGCTATGAGCAGTTGCATtag